In Populus nigra chromosome 1, ddPopNigr1.1, whole genome shotgun sequence, one genomic interval encodes:
- the LOC133680791 gene encoding uncharacterized protein LOC133680791: protein MEYKEMERASTLVFKYILPSPPPVPLLHFCPGKPSGFLEREKRVTDAISSMGKGDSSYNQEQQQRHDDDDDDERRTRRLFLCERCSMGLSRITFKCVLILMLSLCLLVSAFFWIFPLHSSLHSVSGFDAKDEVKLSATVQAYFRLLKPVVQLVTHIARLEYDINEEIGIPNAKVAILSMHQLASNWTDVVFGFIPDPVNVPINMVSLSVLRSSLIDLFIEQSNLTVTTLIFGQPSTFEIFRFPGGITIVPMQYASIWQMPQILFNFTLNNSISEVLDNFGDLKDQLEFGLHLRQFETVYVKITNEDGSTITPPVTVQVSVMSDLGTLQLQRLKQLAQIITASPVKNLGLNNSVFGKVKSVVLSSYLKDTLHGTPPTPSPAISPSLPPAIAPFAPVNSPAPSVIPALPPQPCPQHGSATLPSNSPSGSNQTPRLHPEPPDVSPLPGVYYGSGPGKGPLLSLAPSTLAPMPSSLAVDPFYRKIWLLGFSGLFIFNLLCWPH, encoded by the exons atgGAATATAAAGAGATGGAGAGGGCATCGACACTTGTCTTTAAGTACATTCTCCCATCTCCTCCACCAGTCCCACTACTCCACTTTTGTCCAGGGAAACCAAGTGggtttttagagagagaaaaacgaGTGACAGATGCAATTTCTTCAATGGGGAAAGGAGATTCTTCTTATAACCAGGAGCAGCAGCAGAggcatgatgatgatgatgatgatgagaggAGAACCAGAAGATTGTTCCTTTGTGAGAGATGTTCGATGGGACTTTCAAGAATCACTTTTAAATGTGTTCTCATTTTGATGTTGAGTTTGTGCCTTTTGGTCTCTGCTTTCTTTTGGATCTTTCCTTTACATTCTTCTCTACATTCAGTTAGCGGGTTCGATGCTAAAGATGAAGTTAAACTCAGTG CTACAGTACAAGCGTACTTCAGACTTCTAAAGCCAGTGGTGCAGCTTGTTACACACATTGCAAGATTAGAATATGATATCAATGAAGAAATAGGCATCCCAAACGCAAAG GTAGCTATTCTATCCATGCACCAATTAGCTTCTAATTGGACTGATGTGGTGTTTGGTTTTATTCCTGATCCAGTAAATGTCCCAATAAACATGGTGTCCTTAAGTGTGCTGAGGTCGTCACTGATTGATCTGTTCATTGAGCAATCCAATTTGACTGTGACTACATTGATTTTTGGGCAACCATCTACATTTGAAATTTTTAGGTTTCCTGGGGGAATCACTATAGTACCGATGCAATATGCTTCAATCTGGCAGATGCCCCagattctctttaattttactCTTAACAATTCCATATCTGAAGTTCTGGACAATTTCGGAGACTTAAAAGATCAGTTGGAATTTGGGTTGCACCTAAGGCAATTTGAG ACTGTGTATGTGAAAATAACAAATGAGGATGGTTCCACAATAACTCCCCCAGTCACAGTTCAGGTTTCAGTCATGTCGGATCTGGGGACCCTTCAGCTACAGAGGTTGAAGCAGTTGGCTCAAATAATCACAGCTTCTCCTGTAAAAAATCTTGGCCTCAACAACTCGGTCTTCGGCAAAGTAAAGAGTGTTGTTTTGTCATCATATTTAAAGGATACGCTTCATGGAACTCCTCCTACTCCTTCACCAGCAATTTCTCCATCTCTCCCTCCAGCAATTGCTCCATTCGCTCCTGTAAATTCCCCTGCACCTTCTGTGATACCTGCTCTCCCTCCTCAGCCCTGTCCACAACATGGTTCTGCAACTCTGCCAAGCAACTCTCCATCTGGTTCTAACCAAACTCCTCGTTTACATCCAGAGCCCCCAGATGTGTCTCCTTTACCTGGAGTATACTATGGTTCTGGTCCAGGGAAAGGTCCATTATTGTCGCTTGCACCATCCACATTGGCTCCAATGCCATCAT CTCTAGCAGTAGATCCTTTCTACAGGAAGATCTGGCTATTGGGCTTCTCCGGGCTCTTCATTTTTAATCTTCTTTGTTGGCCTCACTAA